CACGCCCCTAACCAAAATGCAAGTAGTTACTTGCTTGCATCTATTTGCGCGAAGGTTATGACCATCAGGAGGCCATTAACTACTGCAAGTACTTGATCAGGAATGCCACGCTGCGAGTCCAGGCCCGTCCGCCGCGCCACGATCGTGGACCTCGGGCCTCGTGTCGTTGAAGAACGCGTGATCCGCGTCGTAGAAATGGGCACTGACGTCGGCAGCGGAGCCGGAGAGCTTCTCGATGAGCTCCTTCGCCGTTGCTTCCGGGACGGACGTGTCGCGCTTGCCGAAATGGAGCATTACCGGAACCTCGACCTTCGCCGGATCGATCGGGACGTTCGGATGCACTCCGTAAAAGTCGACCACAGCGCCGATCTCGCCCGGATATTCCTGACCGGCATATAGTGCCAGCTGTCCGCCCATGCAGAAGCCGACCACTCCCACCTTTTTCGGCGACACGTCGGGCCGCGCGATGAGATGGCGGGCGGCGCCGCGAATGTCCTTGGCCGCCTCTCCAATGCGCAGTGCCATGAACATCTTCGCTGCCTGATCGGGGCTCTTCGTCTGCTGGCCGTCGTACAGGTCGGGGGCCAGCACCACGAATCCCGCGGCCGCGAATCGATCGGCTACGTCCTTGATGTGATCGACCAGTCCCCACCATTCCTGCACCAGGATCAACCCGGGGCCGCCCTTCCCGGATTCGGGCGCGACTAGGTATCCCGGGGCCGTGCCGCCGTTCGCTTCGAACCTGATCATGTCACCACGCA
This sequence is a window from Gemmatimonadaceae bacterium. Protein-coding genes within it:
- a CDS encoding dienelactone hydrolase family protein, producing the protein MSLFRTRRKAMRGDMIRFEANGGTAPGYLVAPESGKGGPGLILVQEWWGLVDHIKDVADRFAAAGFVVLAPDLYDGQQTKSPDQAAKMFMALRIGEAAKDIRGAARHLIARPDVSPKKVGVVGFCMGGQLALYAGQEYPGEIGAVVDFYGVHPNVPIDPAKVEVPVMLHFGKRDTSVPEATAKELIEKLSGSAADVSAHFYDADHAFFNDTRPEVHDRGAADGPGLAAWHS